One stretch of Sporomusa termitida DNA includes these proteins:
- a CDS encoding nitrogenase component 1, translating to MGLHRFKPIPSGRMGMLWTLASIRDAALLEFGCMGHMLYGRVFLNRAGVMDACKLYATHLDETDVALGGTGRLSRAVADIACRDKPRVLFLLPSAVPEIIGTDIPALCRELQPDYPDMRLLPFSNVGFDSGQHRGIQATLLQLVKILPQDVPKTPLPTFNLIGSCADLFRFQADAGEIARILAGTFRLRPLCVLTSDTSVKQIEQLGGAHVNLVLRREGVPAAEQLQQRFGTPYLLARPYGIQGTCECLEQLAQITGITPDRSYVNGQRNEALRLISPALPLFRQVREHPENRRLSVGGHADVVKGILSFACGELSLPQGRCWCDSPAMASEDVPYFTEEQWTQAVQSQGNGLLMASGEVLAWAGRNAELQIANPDIKWRLNPYEPPFVGFRGAVHLVSLWINEALRQQ from the coding sequence ATGGGCTTGCATAGATTCAAGCCGATTCCCTCCGGCCGTATGGGAATGTTGTGGACGCTGGCTTCCATCCGCGATGCCGCTTTATTGGAATTCGGTTGCATGGGGCATATGCTCTACGGCCGGGTATTTTTGAACCGGGCCGGCGTTATGGACGCCTGCAAACTTTATGCCACCCATCTTGACGAAACTGATGTTGCCCTTGGCGGCACCGGGCGACTGAGCCGCGCTGTTGCGGATATTGCCTGTAGAGACAAACCGCGTGTCCTGTTTCTCCTGCCCTCCGCTGTGCCGGAGATCATTGGCACGGATATTCCCGCGCTTTGTCGGGAGCTGCAGCCGGATTACCCGGATATGCGCCTGCTTCCCTTTAGTAATGTCGGTTTTGATAGCGGCCAGCACCGTGGGATACAGGCAACGCTGTTGCAGCTTGTCAAAATACTACCCCAAGATGTGCCCAAGACGCCGTTGCCGACTTTTAATCTGATCGGTTCCTGCGCCGATTTGTTCCGCTTTCAGGCGGACGCCGGCGAGATCGCCCGTATCCTGGCGGGGACTTTCCGGCTAAGGCCGTTGTGCGTCCTGACTTCGGATACGTCGGTGAAGCAAATCGAGCAGCTAGGCGGGGCGCATGTCAACCTGGTGCTCCGGCGGGAGGGAGTGCCGGCAGCGGAGCAACTGCAACAGCGGTTCGGCACGCCGTATTTGCTGGCCCGGCCTTACGGCATACAGGGAACGTGCGAATGTCTTGAGCAACTGGCCCAAATCACCGGTATAACGCCCGACCGCAGCTACGTGAACGGGCAGCGGAACGAAGCCCTGCGGCTGATTTCGCCGGCGCTGCCCTTATTCAGGCAGGTTAGGGAGCACCCGGAGAACAGGCGCTTATCCGTCGGCGGCCATGCCGACGTGGTAAAAGGCATCCTGTCCTTTGCCTGCGGCGAACTTTCCCTGCCCCAGGGCAGGTGCTGGTGCGACAGCCCAGCTATGGCGTCTGAGGACGTCCCCTATTTTACCGAGGAACAGTGGACGCAAGCGGTTCAAAGTCAGGGCAATGGATTGCTCATGGCCAGCGGCGAGGTTCTGGCTTGGGCCGGGCGCAATGCGGAGCTGCAAATTGCGAATCCGGATATAAAGTGGCGTTTGAATCCCTACGAACCGCCTTTTGTAGGTTTTCGCGGTGCAGTCCACCTGGTATCACTGTGGATCAATGAGGCGCTGCGGCAGCAGTAG
- a CDS encoding alpha/beta hydrolase → MKIIIHKNKFEDRDYLVCLPASYLHDDKRYPVVYVQDGDRLLPVLEAMVDSANGTIEEHGREHIIVGVIPRNRLDDYTPWPAPALTAGVPAFGGLGEQYLDFLANDFKPYIDDVYRTLPDPVNTCILGVSLGGLISLYAIYKQACFGRAVSISGSLWYPSLIDFMQNHAPCSTASRVLLLSGRREGSCEPPPLRHSVQCVQRAQLVLEQQLFERDIPLIWDDGDHMDNLHLRLKKALQWIGEVN, encoded by the coding sequence TTGAAAATTATAATCCACAAAAACAAATTCGAGGATCGGGATTATCTTGTCTGCCTGCCTGCGTCCTACCTCCACGACGATAAGCGTTATCCCGTCGTCTATGTGCAGGACGGCGACCGGCTTCTCCCTGTTTTGGAAGCTATGGTTGACAGTGCAAACGGCACAATAGAGGAACACGGCCGCGAACATATTATAGTAGGCGTCATTCCCCGGAATCGCTTGGATGACTATACGCCCTGGCCGGCGCCGGCGTTGACGGCCGGTGTACCTGCGTTCGGCGGGTTGGGGGAGCAATATCTTGATTTTCTGGCCAATGATTTCAAGCCTTATATCGATGACGTTTACCGAACCTTACCCGATCCTGTAAATACATGTATCCTGGGGGTGTCGCTCGGCGGGCTGATCTCATTGTATGCGATATACAAACAGGCCTGCTTCGGACGTGCGGTCAGCATATCCGGCTCCCTGTGGTATCCGAGTCTCATTGACTTCATGCAGAACCATGCGCCGTGCAGCACCGCCAGCCGCGTTCTTTTACTTTCAGGACGCAGGGAAGGATCCTGTGAGCCTCCCCCTTTGCGTCATTCCGTTCAATGCGTGCAGCGGGCTCAGCTTGTATTGGAGCAGCAATTATTTGAACGTGACATACCGCTTATCTGGGACGACGGCGACCACATGGACAACCTCCACTTGCGCTTAAAAAAGGCGCTGCAATGGATCGGCGAAGTTAATTGA
- a CDS encoding DUF3892 domain-containing protein, translating into MIFISDRKNDLSELPMMALQDIPQPNVDAEQIVALVKEGGRVAGYRLSDGRVLSKEDGVQLAKQGGIQGVGVAIRNGTEYLKSLPDENEENNLDNLPSVTQ; encoded by the coding sequence TTGATATTTATATCTGATAGAAAAAATGATTTGTCAGAGCTGCCGATGATGGCATTACAGGATATACCGCAACCGAATGTGGATGCCGAACAAATCGTCGCCCTGGTAAAGGAAGGCGGGCGCGTTGCCGGTTATCGGTTGTCGGATGGTCGTGTCTTGAGCAAAGAAGACGGTGTTCAGCTTGCTAAGCAGGGCGGCATTCAAGGAGTCGGCGTTGCTATAAGAAACGGGACTGAGTATTTAAAATCTCTGCCGGATGAAAACGAAGAGAATAATTTAGACAATTTGCCGTCCGTCACACAATAA
- a CDS encoding ABC transporter substrate-binding protein, with product MKKHIGLIVSLVLLTGVLAGCAGTPAGSGAATSPAAGVETGAAAAAWPRTIKDALGKQITLKKKPDRVAILDFGFMESMLALEIPPLASTYAERSLNGFGTLQPYAAKTQIEELGEGKAPNLEKLAELAPDLILQTAEAEHLDMKLYERASQIAPVAMFNSPDWKEQLRDFAEYLGEEEKAAAYIADIEALIAESRSKLSGNSDKTVALLFESSGNKGSFVITGSGENPVWFDKENGLGLKSPDGYPGKVAAVSLEGIAAMNPDYIFLFGALGSEANGYRQRYLSGETEASSVWQSLTAVKNGHVYHLDGAVRTAGPLGIKLGIETIVKSMTK from the coding sequence ATGAAAAAGCATATAGGGCTGATTGTCTCTCTCGTCCTATTGACGGGCGTACTTGCCGGCTGCGCGGGGACACCCGCGGGCAGTGGCGCAGCAACATCGCCGGCAGCTGGCGTTGAAACCGGTGCAGCAGCAGCGGCGTGGCCGCGAACCATTAAAGATGCTTTAGGCAAACAGATAACCCTGAAGAAAAAACCTGACCGGGTGGCGATTCTTGATTTTGGTTTTATGGAAAGTATGTTGGCCTTGGAGATTCCGCCCCTTGCGTCTACTTATGCCGAACGGTCGTTAAACGGGTTTGGAACCCTGCAGCCTTACGCTGCGAAAACACAAATTGAGGAACTGGGGGAAGGCAAGGCGCCAAATCTTGAAAAGCTGGCGGAACTGGCGCCTGACCTTATTCTCCAGACCGCTGAGGCAGAGCATCTGGATATGAAGTTATATGAGAGAGCCTCTCAGATCGCTCCCGTGGCGATGTTCAACAGCCCTGACTGGAAGGAACAGTTGCGGGATTTTGCCGAGTACCTCGGTGAAGAAGAAAAGGCGGCGGCCTACATTGCGGATATCGAAGCGCTGATTGCTGAATCGAGGAGCAAGCTTTCCGGGAATAGCGATAAAACTGTGGCGTTACTATTTGAGAGCAGCGGCAACAAAGGCAGCTTTGTCATAACAGGCTCAGGGGAAAATCCTGTGTGGTTTGACAAAGAGAACGGTCTGGGGCTTAAGTCTCCGGACGGTTATCCCGGGAAGGTGGCAGCGGTTTCTTTGGAGGGTATAGCGGCGATGAACCCGGATTATATCTTCCTGTTCGGCGCGTTAGGGTCGGAGGCGAACGGATACAGGCAACGCTATCTGTCGGGAGAAACAGAGGCTTCCTCCGTATGGCAGTCGTTAACCGCCGTAAAAAACGGGCATGTTTACCACCTGGACGGGGCGGTACGGACAGCCGGCCCCCTGGGTATTAAGCTTGGAATTGAAACCATCGTCAAGAGCATGACCAAGTAA
- a CDS encoding AAA family ATPase, translating into MKKIAIYGKGGIGKSTTVSNVAAALAAMGLTVMQIGCDPKADSTRNLTGGVPIPTVLDTLREKGDAELSDLVLKGACGVLCVEAGGPVPGMGCAGRGIITAFEKLAELNAYKIFKPDVVLYDVLGDVVCGGFAMPIRGGYADEVCIVTSGEMMSLYAAANIAQAVKSFGQRGYATLRGLILNAKNFDNEQELVAKAAGEIGVPVLYRLPRDPLIQQAEALGKTVVEAFPASPLAAHYRQLARLWAEDPDGGECSCPL; encoded by the coding sequence ATGAAAAAAATAGCCATTTACGGCAAGGGCGGTATTGGAAAATCCACCACAGTGTCCAACGTAGCGGCGGCGCTCGCCGCCATGGGTCTGACTGTTATGCAAATCGGCTGTGATCCCAAAGCCGATTCCACCCGCAACCTGACGGGGGGCGTCCCCATTCCCACGGTGCTTGACACCCTGCGGGAAAAAGGGGACGCGGAGCTTTCCGACCTTGTGCTGAAGGGAGCCTGCGGCGTTTTATGCGTGGAAGCGGGAGGCCCGGTGCCAGGGATGGGCTGCGCGGGGCGGGGCATCATCACTGCCTTCGAAAAGCTGGCGGAACTTAACGCCTATAAAATATTCAAGCCTGATGTGGTGCTTTACGACGTGTTGGGGGACGTGGTCTGTGGCGGCTTTGCCATGCCCATCCGGGGCGGCTATGCGGACGAGGTGTGCATCGTAACCTCCGGCGAAATGATGTCGCTCTATGCCGCCGCCAATATTGCCCAGGCAGTTAAAAGCTTCGGGCAACGCGGCTACGCGACGCTGCGGGGATTGATCCTCAACGCCAAGAATTTTGATAACGAGCAGGAATTGGTAGCCAAAGCCGCCGGGGAAATAGGCGTGCCGGTGCTGTACCGCCTGCCCCGGGACCCGCTTATCCAGCAGGCCGAGGCGTTGGGGAAAACCGTGGTGGAGGCTTTTCCCGCCAGTCCGCTGGCTGCGCATTACCGGCAATTGGCGCGGCTTTGGGCGGAGGACCCGGACGGAGGTGAATGCTCTTGCCCGCTGTAA
- a CDS encoding DDE-type integrase/transposase/recombinase has protein sequence MKSVIRRKKPNYVKSTPEITAENILNRQFTAEKLNEKWLTDVTEFKYGDSEKMYLSAILDLKDKSIVSYAIGHSNNNKLVFDTFDEAAIKYQTQNLCFIVTGDSSIRTEYSRQNLTLRV, from the coding sequence GTGAAATCGGTTATTCGCCGGAAGAAACCCAACTATGTCAAATCCACACCGGAGATCACGGCGGAGAATATCCTCAACCGTCAGTTCACTGCTGAAAAGCTCAACGAAAAGTGGCTTACGGATGTTACAGAGTTTAAATATGGGGACAGTGAAAAGATGTACCTCAGCGCGATTCTCGACTTGAAAGATAAAAGTATTGTTTCCTATGCTATTGGCCACAGCAATAACAACAAGTTAGTGTTTGACACGTTCGATGAAGCCGCCATAAAATACCAAACGCAAAACCTCTGTTTCATAGTGACCGGGGATTCCAGTATACGAACAGAGTATTCAAGGCAAAACTTGACGCTCAGGGTATGA
- a CDS encoding ABC transporter ATP-binding protein, whose product MNSIATENLAVAYDGNLVVDELELQIPRGKITAIIGPNGCGKSTVLKAVGRILKPKNGMVYLNGEDIRSLSTREIAQKMAILPQSPQAPAGLTVSELVAYGRFPHQRGFGKLRPEDKRIIAWALAVTKLTELETTAVDNLSGGQKQRVWIAMALAQQTDLILLDEPTTYLDLSYQLEVLELLFRLNREQNCTIVMVLHDLNLAARFADYMVAIRSGDIIRHGPPAEVMTAAVLRETFHIDANVVADPRTGRPACISYDLIKGQENK is encoded by the coding sequence ATGAACAGCATTGCAACTGAAAATCTGGCCGTCGCCTATGACGGCAACCTCGTCGTCGATGAGCTGGAGCTCCAGATTCCGCGGGGAAAGATCACCGCCATCATCGGACCGAACGGCTGTGGGAAATCCACGGTGCTCAAAGCAGTGGGGCGTATTTTGAAGCCGAAAAACGGCATGGTGTACTTAAATGGCGAGGATATCCGCAGCCTTTCCACCCGGGAAATAGCGCAGAAGATGGCGATCCTGCCCCAGTCGCCGCAGGCGCCGGCGGGGTTGACCGTGAGCGAGCTGGTGGCCTATGGCCGCTTCCCCCACCAGCGGGGTTTCGGCAAGCTCAGACCGGAGGATAAAAGAATCATCGCCTGGGCGCTGGCGGTCACGAAGCTTACGGAGCTGGAAACCACGGCGGTGGATAATCTCTCGGGCGGACAAAAACAGCGGGTATGGATTGCCATGGCGCTGGCGCAGCAAACCGACCTCATTCTGCTGGATGAACCGACGACCTATCTGGACCTATCCTATCAACTGGAGGTCCTGGAGCTTTTATTCCGGCTCAACCGGGAGCAGAACTGCACGATTGTCATGGTGCTGCACGACCTGAACCTGGCGGCGCGTTTCGCAGATTATATGGTCGCCATCCGCAGCGGGGATATCATCCGCCACGGCCCGCCGGCTGAGGTCATGACGGCCGCGGTGCTCCGTGAGACTTTCCATATCGACGCTAACGTCGTCGCAGACCCCCGAACCGGACGTCCCGCCTGCATTTCCTACGATCTGATCAAGGGGCAGGAAAACAAATGA
- a CDS encoding nitrogenase component 1 — protein MPAVSHLKRLSAVKSNGGVKFLTPAAFPGSHCPLHPALALAGNIKGLSSLVVGTPECATYSRIVLANTQVKPGEQHWTYVLDASEVVFGCRQGLMEALQKLDQAGAKAVLLLATCVPELTGEDIEGLVREAQPKLSARLTCVMLGHFKCNSFPAGSWKTLQAIGTLMEPRTVRPQVINVLGRSPGEKHIPLPPILRALKQQGFSLRCLSPGSALDDFLAAPDAALNLVLSPFADPLAAAMEQSFGIPAFRLHTVYAAAEIDALYAAIAEKLGLQWGNEFNRERLEALSLQEQARKRLHGCRYICAHIGPVRALPLAAFLAAMGMEPVLLHLEEFWPDDKQWAEVLQALGYDPLVCHMVNSGADAPLLASLAPDLCLGDVTGAKVRFPCVPYLSDLYGLSGYERTSSLLRKLLHALEQPSVVKEGGARHGLA, from the coding sequence TTGCCCGCTGTAAGCCATTTAAAGCGACTTTCCGCCGTTAAATCCAATGGGGGGGTAAAATTCCTGACGCCCGCCGCCTTTCCGGGCAGCCATTGCCCCCTGCATCCGGCCTTGGCGCTGGCGGGGAATATCAAAGGCTTGTCGTCGTTGGTGGTCGGAACGCCGGAATGCGCCACTTATAGCCGTATTGTCCTGGCCAATACTCAGGTCAAACCGGGAGAACAACACTGGACGTATGTGCTCGACGCCAGCGAGGTGGTGTTTGGCTGCCGCCAGGGGCTGATGGAGGCGCTGCAAAAGCTGGATCAGGCCGGGGCCAAAGCCGTTCTGCTGCTGGCCACCTGTGTGCCTGAGCTGACTGGCGAGGATATTGAGGGCCTTGTCCGGGAGGCGCAGCCTAAGCTGTCGGCCCGCTTAACCTGTGTAATGCTGGGGCATTTCAAGTGCAACAGCTTCCCCGCCGGCTCATGGAAAACGCTGCAGGCAATCGGCACCCTGATGGAGCCAAGGACGGTGCGGCCGCAGGTCATCAATGTGCTGGGCCGTTCACCGGGTGAAAAACATATCCCCCTGCCGCCTATTCTGCGCGCGCTAAAACAGCAGGGTTTTTCCCTGCGCTGCCTGTCGCCGGGGTCTGCGCTGGACGATTTTCTAGCGGCCCCCGATGCGGCGCTGAATCTGGTGCTGTCGCCGTTTGCGGACCCCTTGGCGGCAGCCATGGAGCAGTCCTTCGGCATTCCCGCTTTTCGCCTGCACACTGTTTATGCTGCGGCAGAGATTGATGCACTCTATGCGGCGATTGCTGAGAAGCTGGGACTGCAATGGGGAAATGAATTTAACCGTGAACGGTTGGAAGCCCTGTCCCTGCAGGAGCAGGCGAGAAAACGCCTGCATGGCTGCCGTTATATTTGCGCTCATATTGGCCCTGTCAGGGCGCTGCCGCTGGCTGCCTTTCTGGCAGCTATGGGCATGGAGCCGGTGCTGCTGCACCTGGAGGAATTCTGGCCGGACGATAAACAGTGGGCCGAAGTTTTACAGGCGCTTGGGTATGACCCTCTGGTCTGCCATATGGTCAACAGCGGTGCGGACGCGCCGCTGCTGGCAAGCCTTGCTCCTGATTTATGCCTGGGGGATGTGACCGGCGCAAAAGTCCGGTTTCCCTGCGTGCCATACCTGTCCGACCTGTACGGCCTGTCCGGCTATGAAAGGACAAGCAGCCTGCTCCGGAAGTTATTGCACGCGCTGGAGCAGCCTTCGGTGGTAAAGGAAGGAGGTGCGCGGCATGGGCTTGCATAG
- a CDS encoding FecCD family ABC transporter permease, with amino-acid sequence MNAQQEKNQAYKRKIAIRHTGIVLAFSVLLLLSFLVSMNTGYAKLSPLDTLRTLFGGGSDMENLILFGFRLPRIVIAMLVGAGLALSGCIIQGVSRNALADPGLLGINAGAGLTVILFVLFFRSQSILSVFTLPFLALIGAGITAILIYALAYKRQTGIAPIRLILTGVAVQAGISALTTVLVVKLDDTQFDFVAAWQAGSIWGSNWKFVLALLPWLLLLIPYVLSKARVLDVLSLGDDIACGLGAAVEKERRRLLAAAVALAASCVAVSGSISFVGLIAPHLARRLVGPGHRVLFPACALAGAVLVSVADTIARVIVQPFEIPTGIMVAIVGAPYFLYLLTRSRQ; translated from the coding sequence ATGAACGCGCAGCAGGAGAAAAACCAAGCCTATAAACGAAAAATTGCTATCAGGCATACCGGTATTGTTCTCGCTTTTTCGGTACTGCTCCTATTGTCGTTCCTCGTCAGCATGAACACCGGCTACGCGAAGCTCTCGCCCCTGGATACGCTGCGCACGCTGTTCGGCGGCGGCAGCGACATGGAGAACCTGATCCTGTTCGGCTTCCGGCTGCCCCGCATTGTAATTGCCATGCTGGTGGGCGCGGGGCTGGCGCTGTCCGGCTGCATTATCCAGGGCGTGTCCCGCAACGCGCTGGCGGACCCGGGCCTTTTAGGCATCAACGCCGGCGCGGGGCTGACGGTCATTTTATTCGTGCTGTTTTTTCGGTCCCAGTCCATCCTGTCGGTTTTTACCCTGCCGTTCCTGGCACTCATCGGCGCCGGGATCACGGCGATTCTGATTTATGCTCTGGCTTACAAGCGGCAGACCGGCATTGCGCCGATTCGACTGATTTTAACCGGTGTGGCGGTGCAGGCCGGCATTTCCGCCCTGACCACGGTGCTGGTGGTCAAGCTGGACGATACGCAGTTTGATTTTGTGGCAGCCTGGCAGGCAGGCAGCATCTGGGGCTCCAACTGGAAGTTTGTCCTGGCGCTGCTGCCCTGGCTGTTGCTGCTGATTCCCTATGTGCTGTCCAAGGCCCGCGTGCTGGACGTGCTGAGTCTGGGGGATGATATCGCCTGCGGCTTAGGGGCGGCGGTGGAAAAGGAGCGCCGGCGCCTGCTGGCCGCCGCGGTGGCGCTGGCAGCCTCCTGTGTGGCGGTCAGCGGCAGCATCAGCTTTGTGGGGCTGATTGCGCCCCATCTGGCGCGGCGGCTGGTGGGGCCGGGCCACAGGGTTTTGTTTCCCGCCTGCGCCTTGGCCGGAGCGGTGCTGGTGTCGGTTGCGGATACGATCGCGCGGGTGATCGTCCAGCCCTTTGAAATTCCCACCGGCATTATGGTTGCGATCGTGGGCGCACCGTACTTTTTGTACCTGCTCACCAGGAGCAGACAGTAA
- a CDS encoding transposase produces the protein MCVLYQESNGIFGYRRMQLNLERRFHLHCNKKRVYRVMKALG, from the coding sequence ATGTGCGTACTCTACCAAGAGTCCAATGGGATATTCGGATACCGTCGGATGCAGCTCAACTTAGAGCGTCGGTTTCACCTGCACTGCAACAAAAAGCGCGTTTATAGAGTCATGAAAGCACTGGGGTGA
- a CDS encoding transposase, protein MARQSRIHYAGALYHIIARGNNREVVFHDGVDKSKYLALVERYKQKYQFHLYAYAIMDNHVHLLGGVADEPLSKIMQGIQQSYTQYYNRKYDRVGHVFEQRYKAKLCNSDQYLVSLLRYIHQNPIKAGTSQPWWTSHLAYQTGNSSIVDTEFILSMLSNNKTKAIEKYMEYMEVEQSEIQQAETFEHIYSKPETIETSEAPEASSVTFNEILATVASVSEINKEQIMQERHDRRVVAARNILIYVAVRMGVMTKTELTKVLPLSMSGIIRGYNKVADRDELKCLAEKISNNLCEV, encoded by the coding sequence ATGGCAAGACAATCGAGAATTCATTATGCGGGAGCGCTGTATCATATTATAGCTCGCGGCAACAACCGAGAAGTTGTGTTTCATGATGGAGTTGATAAGTCAAAGTACCTTGCCCTCGTTGAGAGGTATAAACAGAAGTACCAGTTTCATCTGTACGCCTATGCGATCATGGATAACCATGTCCACCTGCTGGGTGGAGTTGCAGATGAACCACTTTCTAAAATCATGCAAGGGATACAACAGAGCTATACCCAATACTATAACCGAAAATATGACAGAGTGGGCCACGTCTTCGAACAGCGATATAAGGCAAAGCTGTGTAATAGTGATCAGTATCTTGTAAGCCTGTTGCGGTATATTCATCAGAATCCCATAAAGGCCGGGACCTCTCAACCCTGGTGGACTAGTCATCTTGCATATCAGACTGGAAACAGCAGTATCGTGGATACGGAATTTATATTATCCATGCTTTCTAATAACAAAACGAAAGCGATTGAGAAGTATATGGAATATATGGAAGTAGAACAGTCGGAGATTCAGCAAGCCGAAACTTTTGAGCATATATATTCGAAGCCGGAGACAATAGAAACATCCGAGGCGCCAGAAGCCTCATCCGTTACTTTTAATGAAATATTAGCAACAGTAGCATCAGTCAGCGAGATCAATAAAGAACAGATCATGCAAGAAAGACATGACCGTCGCGTGGTAGCGGCGAGAAATATTCTCATCTACGTAGCAGTTCGGATGGGAGTAATGACAAAAACAGAGTTGACCAAGGTGCTACCCCTAAGCATGAGCGGGATTATTAGAGGGTACAATAAAGTCGCTGACAGAGATGAACTGAAGTGCCTGGCAGAAAAGATTAGCAACAATTTGTGCGAAGTGTAA
- a CDS encoding FecCD family ABC transporter permease — protein sequence MDRSNAPAKPVQIKQIKKQSRPWAAGLIIAGGTGLLAVIMAFSITRGAAQIPLSSVWNALFHFNAADTQHLIVVDLRLPRVLASALVGAALAVAGAVMQGVTRNPMADSGLMGLNAGAGFSLALCFAFFPGLAYLQVILFSFIGAAIGAGLTYGIASLRRGGATPMRLVLAGAAVSALLAALSQGVALYFDVAQNIMFWTAGGVAGSNWEQIRIMTPLIAGALLGSIALSRSISIMSLGEDVATGLGLNTMLVKLLCAAVVLMLAGAAVAVVGAVGFVGLIVPHLARFLVGVDYRLIIPSSAVTGGLLVVLADLGARTLNPPFETPIGALIALIGVPFFLYLARKERRAL from the coding sequence ATGGATCGATCAAATGCCCCGGCAAAGCCGGTTCAAATAAAGCAAATAAAAAAGCAAAGCCGCCCCTGGGCGGCAGGGCTGATCATCGCCGGCGGCACAGGGCTGCTGGCGGTGATCATGGCCTTTTCCATTACCAGAGGAGCGGCCCAAATCCCGCTGTCCTCGGTATGGAACGCCTTGTTTCACTTTAACGCGGCCGATACGCAGCACCTGATCGTGGTGGATCTGCGCCTGCCCCGGGTGCTGGCCAGCGCCCTGGTGGGCGCGGCCTTGGCGGTGGCAGGAGCCGTTATGCAGGGGGTGACCCGCAATCCTATGGCCGATTCCGGTTTGATGGGTCTAAACGCCGGGGCCGGTTTTTCCCTTGCCCTCTGCTTTGCGTTTTTCCCCGGACTGGCCTACCTGCAGGTCATCCTGTTTTCCTTTATCGGCGCGGCAATCGGCGCGGGGCTTACGTATGGCATCGCGTCCCTGCGGCGCGGCGGGGCGACCCCCATGCGGCTGGTGCTCGCGGGCGCTGCGGTCAGCGCGCTGCTGGCTGCGCTCAGCCAGGGCGTCGCCTTGTATTTCGACGTGGCGCAGAACATCATGTTCTGGACGGCGGGCGGCGTGGCCGGCTCCAACTGGGAGCAAATCAGGATTATGACCCCGTTGATTGCGGGCGCGCTCCTGGGCTCAATCGCCCTTTCCCGTTCCATTTCCATCATGAGCCTGGGCGAAGATGTGGCAACGGGATTGGGACTGAATACCATGCTCGTCAAGCTTCTCTGCGCCGCCGTCGTGCTGATGCTGGCCGGTGCTGCCGTGGCGGTGGTCGGCGCGGTGGGGTTTGTGGGACTGATCGTACCGCACCTGGCCCGGTTCCTGGTTGGTGTGGATTACAGGCTCATTATCCCGTCCTCGGCAGTGACGGGAGGCCTGTTGGTGGTATTGGCGGATTTGGGGGCAAGGACGCTCAACCCGCCCTTTGAAACGCCGATCGGCGCGCTTATCGCCCTGATCGGCGTTCCCTTCTTTCTGTACCTGGCCCGCAAGGAAAGGAGGGCGCTGTGA
- a CDS encoding IS3 family transposase, producing the protein MSRVGRCIDNGPKEAFWGTLKAEMYYLHRFLDYDTLKNAIDDYIRFYNNRRFQEKPGGLAPLELRALLLAAA; encoded by the coding sequence ATGTCCCGCGTTGGGCGCTGCATTGACAACGGCCCAAAGGAGGCGTTTTGGGGCACTTTGAAAGCCGAAATGTATTACCTTCACAGATTCCTTGACTATGACACCCTCAAAAACGCGATTGACGACTACATCCGTTTTTACAACAACAGACGCTTCCAAGAAAAGCCGGGCGGCCTCGCGCCGCTGGAATTACGTGCTTTACTCTTGGCTGCAGCATAG
- a CDS encoding helix-turn-helix domain-containing protein, with translation MPHKGKLPSEKKVELVRAYLSGEIGPSEIAQKYGIKKYRLREWTRLYETRGVDGLIPSERWRKYAPEIKKEAVMAYQSGQGSLRDICRRYDISCDAILQKWIKRYNDHEDFKQPNSGGSIYMVKSRKTTIEERIEIVSYCIANNKDYGKAIERYSVSYQQIYGWVRKYENDGPEGLVDRRGKCKEEASMSEVEKLRAQLKLKEAENLRLQMENDLLKKMEALERGRGVD, from the coding sequence ATGCCCCATAAAGGGAAATTGCCATCGGAAAAGAAAGTGGAATTGGTCAGAGCCTATCTATCTGGGGAAATAGGTCCGAGTGAGATAGCGCAAAAATATGGGATTAAGAAATACCGATTGAGAGAATGGACACGATTGTATGAAACACGGGGAGTTGACGGTTTAATTCCGTCTGAGCGATGGCGCAAATACGCACCAGAAATTAAGAAAGAAGCGGTAATGGCGTATCAATCTGGGCAGGGTTCCCTGAGGGATATTTGTAGACGATACGATATTAGCTGCGATGCTATTTTACAGAAGTGGATCAAGCGGTATAATGACCATGAAGACTTCAAGCAGCCAAATAGTGGGGGTTCGATCTACATGGTAAAAAGCCGCAAGACGACAATAGAGGAACGCATTGAGATTGTCAGCTATTGCATAGCCAACAATAAGGACTACGGGAAGGCCATTGAACGCTACAGTGTGTCCTATCAGCAAATTTATGGATGGGTCAGGAAATACGAAAACGATGGTCCTGAGGGCCTCGTTGATCGCCGTGGCAAATGCAAAGAGGAAGCTTCTATGAGCGAGGTTGAAAAACTGCGTGCGCAGTTAAAGCTCAAAGAAGCTGAAAATCTGAGGCTTCAGATGGAGAACGACTTGTTAAAAAAAATGGAGGCACTCGAAAGGGGGCGAGGTGTGGACTAA